A region of Flavobacterium album DNA encodes the following proteins:
- a CDS encoding DUF5522 domain-containing protein translates to MTGQNLGNKLIEGEDYYLTPEGYKVFTEAFHLKRGYCCKSGCRHCPYGFDKRTGDFKK, encoded by the coding sequence ATGACAGGGCAAAATTTAGGAAATAAATTAATAGAAGGAGAAGATTATTATCTGACCCCCGAAGGATATAAGGTGTTTACCGAAGCATTTCACCTCAAAAGGGGCTACTGCTGCAAAAGCGGCTGCCGCCATTGCCCTTACGGATTTGACAAACGAACAGGAGATTTTAAAAAGTAG
- a CDS encoding urocanate hydratase, whose translation MTFHEQIQEGIPSVLPQPKPYQTDINHAPKRKEILTAEEKKLALRNALRYFEPQHHAELVKEFSHELETYGRIYMYRLRPDYRMYARPISEYPGKSEQAKAIMLMIQNNLDYAVAQHPHELITYGGNGAVFSNWAQYRLTMKYLSEMTDEQTLVMYSGHPMGLFPSHKDAPRVVVTNGMMIPNYSKPDDWEKFNALGVTQYGQMTAGSYMYIGPQGIVHGTTITVLNGGRKISKNGEGLEGKIFVTSGLGGMSGAQPKAGNIAGCITVCAEVNPKAVHTRHSQGWVDEVVTDINELVQRVRSAQANKEVVSIAYQGNIVDVWEEFDKQNIHIDLGSDQTSLHNPWAGGYYPVGLSFDEANAMMADNPELFKEKVYASLRRQADAINKHTAKGTYFFDYGNAFLLEASRAHADVMAANGIDFKYPSYVQDIMGPMCFDYGFGPFRWVCASGKPEDLAKTDAIAATILEEMAKTAPEEIKQQMQDNIKWIRGAQENKLVVGSQARILYADAEGRINIARAFNEAIAKGEIGTVILGRDHHDVSGTDSPYRETSNIYDGSRFTADMAIHNVIGDSFRGATWVSIHNGGGVGWGEVINGGFGMVLDGSSDASRRLESMLFWDVNNGIARRSWARNDEAIFAIKRAMESQPLLKVTLPNKVDDSLL comes from the coding sequence ATGACATTCCACGAACAGATACAGGAAGGCATCCCTTCCGTTTTACCCCAGCCAAAGCCTTACCAGACCGACATCAATCATGCGCCAAAGCGTAAGGAGATACTAACCGCTGAAGAAAAGAAACTCGCATTGCGTAACGCGCTCCGTTACTTTGAGCCGCAACACCACGCAGAACTGGTAAAGGAGTTCAGCCATGAACTGGAAACCTACGGGCGCATCTATATGTACCGCCTTCGCCCGGATTACCGGATGTATGCGCGGCCGATTAGTGAGTATCCCGGTAAAAGCGAGCAGGCCAAAGCCATCATGCTCATGATACAGAATAACCTGGACTACGCTGTGGCACAGCATCCGCATGAGCTGATAACCTATGGTGGGAACGGCGCGGTGTTCTCCAACTGGGCACAGTACAGGCTGACCATGAAGTACCTGAGCGAAATGACCGATGAGCAAACGCTGGTAATGTACTCCGGACATCCGATGGGCCTGTTCCCGTCGCACAAGGATGCACCGAGGGTAGTGGTAACCAACGGCATGATGATACCCAACTACTCCAAACCGGACGATTGGGAGAAATTCAACGCGCTGGGCGTAACGCAATACGGGCAGATGACCGCAGGAAGCTATATGTACATAGGCCCTCAGGGTATTGTGCACGGAACAACCATCACAGTACTGAATGGTGGGCGTAAAATATCCAAAAACGGCGAAGGCCTCGAAGGAAAGATATTTGTAACCTCCGGCCTTGGCGGTATGAGCGGCGCACAGCCTAAAGCGGGTAATATTGCAGGCTGTATTACAGTGTGTGCCGAGGTAAACCCGAAAGCCGTACACACGCGCCATTCGCAGGGATGGGTGGACGAAGTAGTAACCGATATCAACGAACTCGTACAACGCGTCCGTTCGGCGCAAGCCAATAAAGAAGTTGTTTCGATAGCCTATCAGGGAAACATTGTAGACGTTTGGGAAGAATTCGATAAGCAAAATATACATATTGACCTGGGTAGTGACCAGACATCGCTTCATAATCCTTGGGCGGGTGGCTACTATCCGGTGGGGCTGTCGTTTGACGAAGCTAATGCCATGATGGCCGACAACCCGGAACTGTTTAAGGAAAAAGTTTATGCATCACTGCGCAGGCAGGCAGATGCTATCAATAAGCATACGGCAAAAGGCACCTATTTCTTTGACTACGGAAATGCGTTCCTGTTGGAAGCTTCGCGTGCCCACGCCGATGTAATGGCAGCTAATGGCATCGATTTTAAATACCCGAGCTATGTGCAGGATATTATGGGGCCAATGTGTTTTGACTATGGCTTTGGGCCGTTCCGTTGGGTGTGTGCTTCGGGCAAGCCGGAAGACCTTGCAAAAACCGATGCCATTGCCGCAACTATTTTGGAAGAAATGGCAAAGACCGCACCGGAAGAAATTAAGCAGCAAATGCAGGACAACATAAAATGGATACGAGGGGCGCAGGAAAATAAGCTGGTGGTAGGTTCGCAGGCACGCATACTCTATGCCGATGCCGAAGGCCGCATCAACATAGCAAGGGCATTTAACGAGGCTATTGCCAAAGGCGAAATAGGTACAGTTATACTGGGCCGCGACCACCACGATGTGTCGGGTACCGACTCGCCTTACCGTGAAACCTCCAACATTTATGACGGTTCCCGCTTTACCGCCGATATGGCGATACACAACGTTATCGGCGACAGCTTCCGCGGGGCTACGTGGGTGAGCATCCACAATGGCGGCGGCGTTGGCTGGGGAGAGGTAATAAACGGCGGATTTGGTATGGTTCTTGATGGTTCTTCAGATGCATCAAGGCGCTTGGAATCAATGCTTTTCTGGGATGTGAACAACGGTATTGCAAGGCGCAGCTGGGCCAGGAACGATGAGGCTATTTTTGCCATCAAACGTGCCATGGAAAGCCAGCCGCTGCTGAAGGTTACGCTGCCGAATAAGGTAGACGACAGCCTGCTGTAA
- a CDS encoding DUF4136 domain-containing protein: protein MKTVKLLSLLCITALVASCSSIRVSSDYDDAADFSQYKTYGYLKDGIDKAEISDLDKKRIMHAIDDEMAKKGFTKSEKPALLVNIFTKATKEVNVNRFGGYYGWGGYYGWGWGPGWGWGGPWGWGGNYTSVSTSTEGTLYIDLVDASKKELVWQGVGKGVLTFDRDKKQERINEFVSGIMKEYPPKQK, encoded by the coding sequence ATGAAAACAGTAAAATTGCTCTCGCTGCTATGTATCACTGCGCTTGTTGCCTCGTGCAGTTCCATAAGGGTGTCATCCGATTATGATGATGCGGCTGACTTCAGCCAGTATAAAACTTACGGCTACCTGAAAGACGGTATCGACAAAGCCGAAATATCCGACCTTGATAAAAAAAGGATCATGCATGCCATTGATGATGAGATGGCAAAAAAAGGCTTTACAAAAAGTGAAAAGCCGGCACTGCTGGTAAACATCTTTACCAAAGCAACCAAAGAAGTCAACGTTAACCGTTTTGGCGGTTATTACGGATGGGGTGGTTACTACGGTTGGGGCTGGGGTCCCGGCTGGGGCTGGGGCGGCCCGTGGGGTTGGGGTGGCAACTACACTTCTGTAAGCACCTCTACCGAAGGCACGCTCTACATCGACCTTGTAGATGCCTCCAAAAAAGAACTGGTATGGCAGGGCGTAGGCAAAGGCGTACTGACCTTTGACCGCGACAAAAAGCAGGAGCGCATCAACGAATTTGTTTCCGGGATAATGAAAGAATACCCGCCGAAGCAGAAGTAA
- a CDS encoding GNAT family N-acetyltransferase — MNPNFSFSIFNCADTLPVAWDAIAKKNTFLSRPYLALLEKASPDNMQCHFIGLFNNGELCGIALAQYVNLSRINTFVEEKKSFCLKDYIFRKFSSHILVIGNNTLTGQNAYLLDDGIPETEALSLFRKALQQMARDYRKKCIYINLLAIKDFNREELPDFKAAGFKGYYEFCTQPNMIFDIRENWNTIDDYLADLNTKYRTQYNRARKKAEGIEKRKLTAAEIRAQETRIHELYLTVAGNASFNTFHLPKNHFEVFKEELKDDFLFYGYFLDGKLVGFNTLIKNGTDMDTYFLGYDDTIQKEKMLYLNMLYDMAGYAIKKGFKHVVFARSAMEIKSSVGARAEQVYGMIKHTNPFVNLFMARLFPYFDPKVEWKERSPFK, encoded by the coding sequence GTGAACCCAAATTTTTCCTTTTCTATCTTCAATTGTGCCGATACGCTTCCTGTAGCCTGGGATGCCATTGCCAAAAAGAATACCTTCCTGTCGCGGCCCTACCTTGCGCTGCTGGAAAAAGCTTCGCCGGACAATATGCAATGCCATTTCATAGGGCTCTTTAATAACGGGGAACTTTGCGGTATTGCTCTGGCACAGTATGTCAACCTGAGCCGTATCAATACCTTTGTCGAGGAAAAGAAAAGCTTTTGCCTGAAGGATTATATTTTCAGGAAATTTTCATCGCACATCCTTGTGATTGGCAACAATACGCTCACAGGCCAAAATGCTTACCTGCTCGATGATGGTATACCGGAAACCGAAGCCTTGTCTCTGTTCCGGAAGGCGCTACAGCAAATGGCCCGCGACTACCGTAAAAAATGCATTTATATCAACCTGCTGGCTATAAAGGATTTTAACCGCGAAGAGCTGCCCGATTTTAAAGCGGCAGGCTTTAAAGGTTATTATGAATTTTGCACGCAGCCGAACATGATATTTGACATCAGGGAAAACTGGAATACTATCGACGATTATCTCGCCGACCTGAACACCAAATACCGTACACAATACAACCGTGCCCGCAAAAAAGCGGAAGGCATCGAAAAGAGAAAGCTTACGGCAGCAGAGATCAGGGCACAGGAAACGCGTATCCATGAGCTTTACCTTACTGTAGCCGGCAATGCGTCGTTCAATACGTTTCATTTACCAAAAAACCATTTTGAGGTCTTCAAGGAGGAACTGAAAGACGATTTCCTTTTTTATGGCTATTTCCTTGACGGGAAGCTTGTCGGGTTCAATACGCTCATAAAGAACGGCACCGATATGGATACCTATTTCTTAGGCTATGATGACACGATCCAAAAGGAAAAGATGCTTTACCTGAATATGCTGTACGATATGGCGGGTTATGCCATAAAGAAAGGATTTAAGCATGTTGTGTTTGCTCGTTCGGCGATGGAGATCAAGAGTTCGGTTGGGGCAAGAGCCGAACAGGTGTATGGCATGATAAAGCACACCAATCCATTTGTAAACCTTTTTATGGCGAGGCTGTTCCCGTATTTCGACCCAAAAGTGGAGTGGAAAGAAAGGAGCCCGTTTAAGTAA